The following proteins are encoded in a genomic region of Micromonospora olivasterospora:
- a CDS encoding S24/S26 family peptidase gives MRPDEPRAADLLRGPLAAVLVTGPSMAPTLRHGDALLVRRGGRPVRPGDLVVAVFRARPELLVVKRAVRVQDGGWWVRGDNDLVTDDSRTYGVADVRARVVARYWPRPRLFRHP, from the coding sequence GTGCGCCCCGACGAACCCCGGGCCGCCGACCTGCTGCGGGGCCCCCTCGCGGCGGTGCTGGTGACCGGCCCCTCCATGGCCCCCACGCTGCGCCACGGCGACGCGCTGCTGGTGCGGCGGGGCGGGCGTCCGGTCCGCCCGGGTGACCTGGTGGTCGCGGTCTTCCGCGCCCGCCCGGAACTGCTCGTGGTCAAGCGCGCGGTCCGCGTGCAGGACGGGGGCTGGTGGGTGCGCGGGGACAACGACCTGGTGACGGACGACTCGCGCACGTACGGGGTCGCCGACGTGCGGGCCCGCGTGGTGGCCCGCTACTGGCCGCGGCCGCGTCTCTTCCGCCACCCGTAA